One genomic window of Elaeis guineensis isolate ETL-2024a chromosome 2, EG11, whole genome shotgun sequence includes the following:
- the LOC105054928 gene encoding uncharacterized protein isoform X1 encodes MARYYYSSSRAAIHINAGMAAIWTVAPPQPFSRRHLRRLSRSSLSPYVCIPHPSSPPLWFPRAHLGGIRSFRCFAGPGGGAGAPPLLKMAVGGVTELLRLFSSDKRRDESRIGPEVSLARSVDDVVQILKSDYDRAYFLTGNFNSDIYAEDCLFEDPTIKFRGKVQYSQNLDLLVPFFDRPSLKLEKIEKGSNYEMDFILASWKLRTYLKFPWRPLIAIKGTTTYDLDKNLQIVRHAESWNISALEAVGQIFKLGSQDGDE; translated from the exons ATGGCAAGATATTATTATTCCTCCTCGCGGGCTGCAATCCATATAAACGCGGGCATGGCGGCAATCTGGACCGTTGCGCCACCGCAGCCCTTCTCCCGCCGACATCTCCGCCGCCTTAGCCGTTCCTCCCTTTCCCCATATGTGTGTATTCCTCATCCTTCCTCGCCTCCTCTATGGTTTCCCCGCGCTCACCTCGGCGGAATTCGTTCCTTCCGATGCTTCGCAGGCCCAGGAGGTGGCGCTGGGGCTCCGCCGCTGCTAAAGATGGCGGTCGGTGGAGTCACCGAGCTCCTCCGCCTCTTCTCTTCCGATAAACGGAG AGATGAATCAAGGATTGGACCAGAGGTGTCTCTGGCTCGCAGTGTAGATGATGTTGTTCAAATTCTAAAGTCTGACTACGATCGCGCTTATTTCCTGACAG GTAATTTCAATTCAGATATATATGCTGAGGATTGCTTGTTTGAAGATCCTACTATTAAATTCCGTG GTAAAGTTCAATATTCACAGAATCTGGACTTGCTCGTACCTTTTTTTGATCGTCCATCTCTCAAACTAGAAAAGATTGAGAAG GGTAGCAATTATGAAATGGACTTCATTTTAGCATCATGGAAACTAAG AACATACTTAAAATTTCCTTGGAGGCCTCTCATCGCCATTAAAGGAACAACCACTTATGATTTGGACAAGAATCTTCAA ATTGTTAGGCATGCTGAAAGTTGGAATATTTCTGCACTTGAAGCAGTTGGACAGATATTTAAATTGGGTTCACAGGATGGTGATGAATGa
- the LOC105054928 gene encoding uncharacterized protein isoform X2 codes for MAVGGVTELLRLFSSDKRRDESRIGPEVSLARSVDDVVQILKSDYDRAYFLTGNFNSDIYAEDCLFEDPTIKFRGKVQYSQNLDLLVPFFDRPSLKLEKIEKGSNYEMDFILASWKLRTYLKFPWRPLIAIKGTTTYDLDKNLQIVRHAESWNISALEAVGQIFKLGSQDGDE; via the exons ATGGCGGTCGGTGGAGTCACCGAGCTCCTCCGCCTCTTCTCTTCCGATAAACGGAG AGATGAATCAAGGATTGGACCAGAGGTGTCTCTGGCTCGCAGTGTAGATGATGTTGTTCAAATTCTAAAGTCTGACTACGATCGCGCTTATTTCCTGACAG GTAATTTCAATTCAGATATATATGCTGAGGATTGCTTGTTTGAAGATCCTACTATTAAATTCCGTG GTAAAGTTCAATATTCACAGAATCTGGACTTGCTCGTACCTTTTTTTGATCGTCCATCTCTCAAACTAGAAAAGATTGAGAAG GGTAGCAATTATGAAATGGACTTCATTTTAGCATCATGGAAACTAAG AACATACTTAAAATTTCCTTGGAGGCCTCTCATCGCCATTAAAGGAACAACCACTTATGATTTGGACAAGAATCTTCAA ATTGTTAGGCATGCTGAAAGTTGGAATATTTCTGCACTTGAAGCAGTTGGACAGATATTTAAATTGGGTTCACAGGATGGTGATGAATGa
- the LOC105054921 gene encoding probable serine/threonine-protein kinase WNK9 — MIGRMVGAEDQESDYPEFVEVDPTGRYGRYNEILGKGASKTVYRAFDEYEGIEVAWNQVKLCDFLQSPEDLERLYCEIHLLKTLKHKNIMKFYTSWVDTSKRNINFVTEMFTSGTLRQYRQKHRRVNIRAVKHWCRQILRGLLYLHSHDPPIIHRDLKCDNIFINGNQGEVKIGDLGLAAILRKSHAVHCVGTPEFMAPEVYEEEYNELVDIYSFGMCILEMVTFEYPYSECTHPAQIYKKVISGTKPEALYRVKDPEVRQFVEKCLATASRRLPARELLQDPFLQSNDRGVVYEEGELSIVGHIMKQPSLDLLPSNGLLYANGFSDGLHQEIENGWDYHAADIENHGMDLFNGQEDDPPANVDITIKGRKREDGSIFLRLRIADKDGRVRNIYFPFDVEADTALSVATEMVAELDITDYEVTRIAEMIDGEVASLVPEWKIGPWMEEMPGVPTTTFCQNCASNVSSYDSLIDYLSLKSPCCANAQSIHCSNLECAAMHGRFEEITYQVEGSEHTVTEGPWMLSTSQSNVPDCCSQATRENYSDDEDDQSVKDERNKHMNGYLHSGTRKSLGHRYSSSDQQCCLEVTELTCDFPPDKSNDYENEICQELRCLDPRYQTELREYETRHLQESRRALHPSPELGNRKMRVESGTAGSLVKPSQTSDDKLMKSFHLGTHFSFRIPHGDTDPILTKKSFPADTNAGYCWSSRPNLGSQRA, encoded by the exons ATGATAGGTAGAATGGTGGGTGCAGAGGACCAGGAGTCAGATTACCCAGAATTTGTAGAGGTTGATCCTACTGGAAGATATGGCAGG TACAATGAGATCCTTGGCAAGGGAGCTTCCAAGACAGT TTACAGGGCTTTTGATGAGTATGAAGGGATTGAGGTGGCCTGGAACCAGGTGAAGCTTTGTGACTTCCTCCAGAGCCCTGAGGATCTGGAGAGGCTCTACTGTGAGATCCACCTCCTCAAGACCCTCAAGCACAAGAACATCATGAAGTTCTACACCTCCTGGGTTGACACCTCCAAGAGGAACATCAATTTTGTCACTGAGATGTTCACCTCTGGCACTCTCAGGCA GTACAGGCAGAAGCATAGAAGGGTTAACATCAGGGCGGTGAAGCATTGGTGCAGGCAGATCCTGAGGGGTCTCCTCTACCTCCACAGCCATGACCCCCCCATCATCCACAGGGACCTCAAGTGTGACAACATCTTCATCAATGGGAACCAAGGAGAGGTCAAGATCGGCGACCTCGGCCTCGCCGCCATCCTCCGGAAATCACACGCCGTCCATTGCGTAG GCACACCGGAATTCATGGCCCCAGAGGTGTATGAAGAGGAATACAATGAATTGGTGGACATTTATTCTTTTGGGATGTGCATCTTGGAAATGGTCACCTTCGAGTACCCGTACAGCGAATGCACGCATCCGGCgcagatctacaagaaagttaTCTCT GGGACCAAGCCTGAAGCTTTGTATAGAGTTAAGGATCCTGAGGTGAGGCAATTTGTGGAAAAATGCTTGGCCACGGCTTCCCGAAGGCTTCCTGCTAGAGAGCTTCTACAGGACCCATTTCTCCAAAGTAATGATCGTGGTGTGGTATATGAAGAGGGAGAATTGAGCATTGTGGGCCATATCATGAAGCAACCTTCTCTTGATCTTCTTCCAAGTAATGGTTTGTTGTACGCTAATGGATTCTCTGACGGTCTCCATCAGGAAATAGAAAATGGATGGGACTACCATGCTGCTGACATAGAAAACCATGGAATGGACCTTTTCAACGGCCAAGAAGATGATCCCCCTGCTAATGTGGATATCACGatcaagggaaggaagagagaagatgGGAGCATTTTTTTGAGGCTCAGGATTGCAGATAAAGATG GCCGTGTGCGTAACATATACTTCCCGTTTGACGTCGAAGCCGATACTGCATTGAGTGTTGCAACGGAGATGGTCGCAGAGTTAGATATAACTGATTATGAAGTGACTAGAATAGCAGAAATGATCGATGGAGAGGTAGCATCGCTGGTACCGGAATGGAAGATAGGACCTTGGATGGAGGAAATGCCAGGAGTTCCTACTACAACTTTCTGTCAGAATTGTGCATCCAATGTCTCATCATATGATTCACTTATAGACTACCTTTCACTCAAGAGTCCATGCTGTGCTAATGCGCAGTCAATTCATTGTTCCAACCTTGAGTGTGCTGCAATGCATGGGCGGTTCGAAGAGATAACATATCAAGTTGAGGGATCTGAGCACACTGTGACCGAGGGGCCATGGATGCTATCTACCAGCCAATCAAATGTGCCCGACTGTTGCTCACAAGCTACAAGAGAGAATTACTCGGATGATGAAGATGACCAATCAGTCAAGGATGAGAGAAACAAACACATGAATGGCTATCTGCATAGCGGCACTAGAAAATCATTGGGTCATCGGTACTCTAGTTCTGACCAACAGTGTTGCCTGGAGGTAACAGAATTAACATGCGACTTTCCACCTGATAAATCCAATGATTACGAAAATGAGATCTGTCAAGAATTGAGATGTCTCGATCCCAGGTACCAGACAGAATTAAGAGAGTATGAGACTCGACACTTGCAAGAATCAAGGAGAGCTTTGCATCCATCGCCTGAGTTGGGCAACAGGAAGATGAGAGTGGAGAGTGGCACCGCAG